The segment CAAAACTCTCTAATGCATAATTTGTACCAGCACCTATTGAATTTTTTAAATCGTCAATAGATAGGTATTCTAAAGTATCTGCTTCAATATATTTACAAACTTCATCTTTAGTCATTCTACTTGAAATTAGTTCCTCTTTTGAAGGTGTATCTATACCATAAAAACATGGATATTTAATCTCTGGACTTGCAACTCTAAAATGTACCTCTTTAGCTCCAGCTTCTTTTAACATTCTAACTATTCTTTTAGAAGTAGTTCCTCTAACTATCGAGTCATCAATTACAAGTAAAGATTTTCCTGCAATTAATGATCTCATAGGAGAAAGTTTCATTTTAACTTTCATACTTCTCATCTCTTGAGTTGGTTCAATAAAAGTTCTACCTACATAGTGATTTCTAATAATTCCATATTTGAAATCAATTCCACTTTCGTTTGAATATCCTAATGCCGCTGGAACTCCAGAATCAGGAACAGGAACAACCATATCAACTTTTATTCCATTATCCTTATCATTTTTTGCTAATGTTCTACCCATATTTTCTCTAGTAGTATAAACATTTTTACCATCTATAACTGAATCTGGTCTTGCAAAATATACATATTCAAAAGCGCATGGTCTAAATTCTGGTTCAAATAATTGGATTGATTCTAATTCATCTGTTTTATCAGAGAAAATAAGCATCTCTCCTGGTCTAATATCTCTAATAAACTCAGCATCTACAAGCTCAAATGCACAAGTTTCACTTGCAACAATATACCCACCAGATTTTAATTTTCCTAAAGATAAAGGTCTAATTCCATATCTATCTCTAATTACAAATTGTTTATTTCTTGATTGAATAATAAAACAATATGCCCCAATAGTTTTCTCTAATGCTTCTACAATTCTATCTCTTAATCTATCTTTTGAGTTTTTAGCAATTAGATGGATTAAATTTTCAGTATCCATACCAGTTTGAAAAATTGCCCCATTATTAATTAGTTCATTTCTAACTTGATTTTTATTAATCAAATTTCCATTATGAACAATTGAGATTTCACCCAACTTATATTTTGCATATACAGGTTGAGCATCTAAAATAGAATCTCCACCAGCAGTAGAGTATCTATTATGACCAATTGCCATATTACCTTTTAAGTAAGACAATGCCTTATCATCAAATACTTCAGATACTAAACCTCTATCTTTTTTTGTATAAATTTTACCCTCAAAAGAAGAAGAGATTCCAGTAGCTTCCTGACCCCTGTGTTGCATTGCAAAAAGAGCTAAAGAAGCTAGTCTTGCAGCATTATCATTTCCATAAATTCCAACTATTGCGCACATATGATTTATTTTATCCTATTTAAATTTTATAGACCTAAACAGTCATTAATTGAATATAATCCAGGCTCTTGATTAACAAGCCACTTCGCTGCTTTTATTGCACCTCTTGAAAAAGTATTTCTTGAAGTTGCAGTGTGATGAAGTTCGATAAACTCTCCATCATTGTAAAGACCAACTGTATGTCGTCCTACGATATCACCACCTCTTAAACTCATTACACCTATTTCATCTTTTGTTCTTGCACCAATAACTCCATCTCTTCCAGAAACTCTTACAGAATCTAAATCAAGATCTCTTGCCCTTGCTGCATGTTCAGCTAAAGTAAGTGCTGTTCCAGATGGTGAGTCAACTTTATGTCTATGGTGTTGTTCAACAATTTCACAATCAAACTCTCTTAAAGTTTTACTTGCAAGTGAAACAAGCTTATTTAAAACAGCAACACCTAAACTCATGTTTGTTGCATATAAAATAGGTACTTTTTTACTAGCTTCTAAAAGTAAATTTTGCTGATGTTTATTAAATCCAGTTGTAGCAATAACTAATGGTTTATTTCCACCATTTTCAACAATCTCTGTAAGTAAGCTTTCAGTTGCAACTGGAGCAGAAAAATCAATAACAACATCAGAAGATTCTAATAAAACTTTCATCTCATTTGTTACTACAGTACCTTCTGGAACGCTCTTTTTTAATTCATCAAAAACATGACAAGCAGATAGTTGTGCTTGTTCATCACTTTGTAAATCATCAATTAATAAAGAACCAACTCTACCTGTACTTCCTACTACACCTACATTAATCATACGTTATTTTCCTTTTCTTTTATCCAATATATTCAATAATATTAACAGCTGCTGTTGCACCGTCACCGGCTGCACATACAACTTGTTTTGCTGCATCAATTCTAACATCACCAGCAGCATATAAACCTGGAGTTGATGTTTTCATTTTAAGGTCAACAATAACTTCACCTTGTTCGTTAACATCACATAAGAAGCTTCCATCTTCTTGCTTAATTGGTTCGTTTAAAACATCTCTTCCTACAAATACAAATACACCAGGAACTGGTAAATCTCTAATCTCTTCAGTTTCTCTGTTTTTTACTTTAAGTCCAGTAACACCCATAGCATCACCATAAACTTCTTCAACCATTACATTAGTAACTTCTTCTATATTTTCACAAGCTTTCATATGCTCAATTGTACTTGGTGCTGCTCTATAAGTATCTCTTCTATGAACAAGATAAACTTTTGAACAAATTTTTGATAAATATACTGCTTCTTCAATAGCAGAATCACCACCACCAATTACAGCTACTTCTTTACCTTTGTAAAAAAAACCATCACAAGTTGCACAAGTAGAAATACCTCTACCAAAGAACTCATTTTCACCTTTAAATCCAGCACGTCTTGGAACAGAACCTGTTGCTAGTAAAACAGTTTTAGCTTCTTGAATATTACCGTCTGCAGTAGTAACTTTAAAAATATCACCCTCTTTTACTACATTAGATACTTGATTCATCTCATGCTTTAAACCAAACTTCATTGCTTGTTCTGGCCAGTTTGCCATTAAGTCCATACCAGACATAATCTCACCTTGACCTGGGTAGTTTTCAATCTCTGAAGAACCTGTAATTTGACCACCAGGCATTCCCATCTCAAACATTGTTACGTTTTTTAAACCACCTCTTGTTGCGTATAAACCTGCTGTAAGTCCTGCAGGACCTCCACCAATAATTGCTAAATCTAACATAAAATAATCCTTTCTTGTTTATACTAATGAAAAATTGTCCATAATTTCAAGCACCTATTTGAAAGGTGATATAATACCTAATCTTTTTTGAGTAATAGGTTAATCAAAATTAATTTAATGGATAATATTTTTCCTTTAGTAATTTTTATCGTATTTAACTATTATTTTAGTATATATTCTCTTTAACAATTTTATTATTTAATTTTTCTTAACTAAATTTAAGTTAAAATCTAAGCTTTATTAAAAAGGACATTTAATGGAAATTTTAGATGAGATTATATCAAGCGCTTCTAGCTTTGTCTGGGGAGTACCAATGCTCGTACTTCTTGTTGGAACAGGTTTATACTTAAGTATTAGATTAAAAGGGATGCAATTTTGGGCATTGGGACATGCTGTAAAATTGATATTTACTAAAGAGGAAAATGGAAAGGGTGATATTACTCATTTTCAAGCTTTGATGACAGCTTTAGCTGCCACAGTTGGTATTGGAAATATAGTAGGTGTTGCAACAGCAATTACCTTTGGTGGACCTGGTGCAGTTTTTTGGATGTGGGTTACAGGTTTAGTTGGGATGGCAACAAAATACTCTGAAGCTATTTTAGCAGTTAAATATAGAGAAGAAGGGGAAAACGGCTTTAAAGGTGGACCAATGTATTATCTTACTAATGGTGCCAAAATGCCAAAATTAGCTTTTCTTTTTGCTCTATTTACAGTTTTAGCTTCTTTTGGTATTGGAAATATGACCCAAGCTAATGCCGTTGCAAATGCTATATTTTCACAATTTTCAGTACCTATGTGGTTAACGGGAGTTATTCTTTTAACAATTACTTCTTTTGTAATAATTGGAGGAATTAAATCAATTGGAAAAACAACTTCTTTTTTAATCCCTTTTATGATTTTAGTTTATTTTCTAGCATCAATTTCAATTATTATTTTAAATTTTGACAAAGTTGGTAATGCATTTTATCTTATCTTTTACCATGCTTTTAATCCTATAGCAGCTGGTGGAGGTTTTGCAGGTGCAGCAGTGGCAGCTGCTATTAGATATGGTATTGCAAGGGGTGTTTTTTCAAATGAATCAGGTCTTGGTTCAGCTCCAATAGCAGCAGCTGCTGCTAAAACCGATGATCCAGTAAAACAAGCATTAGTATCAATGACTCAAACTTTTATTGATACTTTGGTTGTATGTACAATGACAGCTTTAATTATATTAATGGCTCCAATTTGGACAACAGGTGTAAATGCAGGGGAATTAACACTAAAAAGTTTTGAATTCTTCTTAGGAGATTTTGGTGCTATTATTGTAGTTTTTGCCACAGTTTTATTTGGTTATTCAACAATTCTTGGGTGGTCATATTATGGAGAAAGAGCCTTTGAATATATTTTTGGAGATAGTTCTATAAAAATATATAGAATTGTATTTGTAAGTTTTATAGTTGTTGGAGCAATGACTGAACTTAAACTTGTTTGGAACTTTTCAGACTTAGCAAATGGACTTATGGCAATCCCTAACTTAATAGCCCTACTTTTACTTTCTAAAGTAATTACAGAAGAAACTAACAGATATTTTAAATCAAAGTAGTATTTTATACTACTTTGAGCCCCCCATTAAATCAACTTTACTCACTCATAAATAAGATTATATAAAATTTAACTTAAATTTAAAAATAAGTTTATTTTTTTCAAAGACATCACTTTAAAGTCATTTTGTCTATGTAAACTTCCAAAATCAAAACATAAAAATTTCTCAAAGGAGACAAAATGGATAGAGTTATTGAAGCCTATACAGATGTTACTGCTGAAGGTAAAAAAAGTAGAACACCTGCAAAATTAGATAAATGGCTGACAGCTTCTGGTGTAATTTTAGCACTTTTTATGATGGGACATATGATGTTCGTATCAACAATTTTATTAGGTAAAGATGTGATGCACGCTGTTACAAAAGCGTTTGAATTAGATTTCATCTTTGATGGAGGAGTTCCTTTTATTGTTTCTATTTTTGTTGCAATAATTTCTGCAATATTTATTGTACATGCAATTTTAGGTGTTAGAAAATTCCCAACTTCGTATAAAACTTATATCAAAGTTAGAGAACACGCAAAATTAATGAATCATAAAGATACATCAATGTGGATGTTTCAATGGATTTCTGGTTTAGTAATGATGTTTGCTGCAACTATTCACTTATATATCATGTTTACACAACCACAAAATATCGGACCATATGCAAGTGCTGATAGAGTTGTAAGCGAACATATGTGGCTTTTATATATGGTTTTATTAATTTGTGTTGAAATTCATGGTTCAGTTGGTCTTTATAGAGCTGCTATGAAATGGGGATGGTTTGATGGTGCTAACCCAAAAGAAACAAGAGCAAAACTTTTAAATGTAAAAAAACTACTTAGCTATTTCTTCATGACTTTAGGTGTTATAACTTTATTAGCATATATCAAAATTGGTATTGAGCATAGTGATAATGTTGGTGAAAAATATGTACCAACTTCTCATTCAAAAGTTTTAGAAAAATAAGAATAGAAAAAGGTATAAAAATGATAATTAAATATTGTGATTCATTAGTAATAGGTGGAGGTCTAGCTGGTTTAAGAGCTGGTGTTGCCTGTGCCCAAAAAGGACTTAGTACAACAGTTTTAAGTCTTTGTCCAGTAAAAAGATCTCACAGTGCTGCAGCTCAAGGTGGTATGCAAGCAAGTTTAGGTAATGCAAAAATGTCTGAGGGTGATAATGAAGATGTTCACTTTACAGATACAGTAAAAGGTTCAGACTGGGGATGTGACCAAGAAGTTGCAAGAATGTTCGTAACAGTTGCACCAAAAGCAATTAGAGAATTAGCAGCTTGGGGTGTGCCTTGGACTAGAATTAAAAAAGGTGACCATGAAGCAGTAATCAATACAAAAAGAACAACTATCCATGAAGATGCTAACAAACATGGTCTTATTAATTCAAGAGACTTCGGTGGTACAAAAAAATGGAGAACTTGTTATACAGCTGATGCAACAGGTCACACAATGCTTTTTGCAGTTGCAAATGAAGCGTTAAAAAGAGATGTAAATATTGAAGATAGAAAAGAAGCTATCGGACTTATTCACCACAATAATAGATGTTATGGTGCTATTGTAAGAGATCTTATCACTGGTGATATTATGGCTTATGTTGCTAAAGGTACTCTTATTGCTACTGGTGGATATGGTAGAGTTTATGAGATTACTACAAATGCAGTAATTTGTGAAGGTATTGGTACAGCTATTGCTTTAGAAACAGGTGTTGCAAAACTTGGAAACATGGAAGCAGTTCAATTCCACCCAACTCCACTTTTCCCATCAGGTATTTTATTAACTGAAGGATGTAGAGGTGATGGAGGAGTTCTTAGAGACGTAGATGGACATAGATTTATGCCAGATTACGAGCCAGAGAAAAAAGACTTAGCATCAAGAGACGTTGTTTCAAGAAGAATGATTGAACATATTAGAAAAGGTAAAGGTGTTGATTCTCCATATGGTAAACACCTATGGTTAGATATCTCTATTTTAGGTAGAGAGCATATTGAAAGAAACCTAAGAGATGTTCAAGAGATTTGTGAATACTTTGCAGGTATTGACCCAGCTGATGAGGGACCAAAAGGATGGGCTCCAGTTCTTCCAATGCAACACTACTCTATGGGTGGTATTAGAACTAAACCAACTGGTGAATCTCCAACTTTAGCAGGTCTTTTCTCTGCTGGTGAAGCTGCTTGTTGGGATATGCATGGATTTAATAGACTTGGTGGTAACTCAGTATCTGAAACAGTTGTTGCAGGTATGATTGTAGGTAACTATTTTGCAGATTATTGTATAGAGACACAAATTGATATTAAAACAGAAACTATTGAAAAATTTGTTCATGAAAAAGAAGCTTACATGAATGAACTTGTATCTAGAAAAGGTACAGAAGATGTGTTTAGAATCAAAAATAGAATGAAAAAATTAATGCAAGAATATGTTGGTATCTTTAGAGATGGTGTTGGATTACAAAAAGCAGTAACTGAACTTGAAGAGTTATTAATCGCTTCTAAAAATATTGGTATTAAAGATAAACAACTTAGTGCAAACCCTGAATTAGAAGAAGCATATAGAGTTCCAATGATGCTTAAAGTTGCACTTTGTGTAGCAAAAGGTGCTTTAGATAGAACAGAATCTAGAGGTGCACACACAAGAGAAGATTATCCAAAAAGAGATGATGCAAATTGGTTAAAAAGAACACTTACTTCATGGAAAGATGGTGATACTATGCCAACAGTTGAATATGAAGACCTTGATATTATGACTATGGAAATCCCTCCAGGATTTAGAGGTTATGGTGCTAAGGGTATGATTATAGAAAATGAACTAAGTGCAGTAAGACAAAAAGAGGTTGATGAGTTAACTGATAAATTAACTGCTGAGGGTAAAGACAGATATGAGATTCAAGATGCTCTAATGCCGTTCCCATTACAACCAGAATATAAAAGAAAAAATCAAAGATTAGGAGTAAAATAATGGCTAGAGAATTGACAATCAAAGTTCTTAGATATAATCCTCAAGGAACTGATTTAAAACCATATTTTCAAGATTATAAAATAACAGAGACAGATAGTATGACTATCTATCTGGCTCTTACTCAAATTAGAGAATCAATGGATGCTGGTCTTTCATTTGACTTCGTTTGTAGAGCTGGTATTTGTGGGTCTTGTGCGATGATGATTAATGGAAGACCTAAGTTGGCTTGTAGAACATTAACAAAAGATTTACCAAATGAAATTATGTTATTACCTCTACCAACATTTAAACTAATCAAAGACCTTTCAGTTAACACTGGTGTTTGGATGGATGCAATGTCTAAAAGAGTTGAATCATGGATTCACACTTCTCATGAAGTTGATATTGCAGCATTAGAAGAACCAATTGAACCAGAAGTTGCAGATGAAGTATTTGAACTTGATAGATGTATTGAGTGTGGATGTTGTGTTGCTGGTTGTGGTACTAAACTTATAAAAGAAGATTTCGTTGGGGCAGTAGGTCTTAATAGAATTGCAAGATTTGAATGTGACCCACATGATGAAAGAACCGCTGATGATTATTATGAATTAGTCGGTGATGATAATGGTATTTTTGGTTGTATGACTTTACTTGGATGTGAAGATACTTGCCCTAAACACTTACCATTACAAAACAAAATTGCTTATATGAGAAGAAAGTTAGCAACTGTTAAAGGAGCATAATATGGCTGAAGAAACAAAAGTGATTACCGAACAAGATATAATACAAAGTATAGCAGACGCATGTCAATATATATCTTTTTATCACCCTGAAGATTTTGTTAAAGGGATGGTAGAAGCATATGAAAAAGAACAAAGTGAATCAGCAAAAAAT is part of the Arcobacter arenosus genome and harbors:
- the trxB gene encoding thioredoxin-disulfide reductase, which produces MLDLAIIGGGPAGLTAGLYATRGGLKNVTMFEMGMPGGQITGSSEIENYPGQGEIMSGMDLMANWPEQAMKFGLKHEMNQVSNVVKEGDIFKVTTADGNIQEAKTVLLATGSVPRRAGFKGENEFFGRGISTCATCDGFFYKGKEVAVIGGGDSAIEEAVYLSKICSKVYLVHRRDTYRAAPSTIEHMKACENIEEVTNVMVEEVYGDAMGVTGLKVKNRETEEIRDLPVPGVFVFVGRDVLNEPIKQEDGSFLCDVNEQGEVIVDLKMKTSTPGLYAAGDVRIDAAKQVVCAAGDGATAAVNIIEYIG
- a CDS encoding fumarate reductase iron-sulfur subunit; its protein translation is MARELTIKVLRYNPQGTDLKPYFQDYKITETDSMTIYLALTQIRESMDAGLSFDFVCRAGICGSCAMMINGRPKLACRTLTKDLPNEIMLLPLPTFKLIKDLSVNTGVWMDAMSKRVESWIHTSHEVDIAALEEPIEPEVADEVFELDRCIECGCCVAGCGTKLIKEDFVGAVGLNRIARFECDPHDERTADDYYELVGDDNGIFGCMTLLGCEDTCPKHLPLQNKIAYMRRKLATVKGA
- a CDS encoding alanine/glycine:cation symporter family protein — protein: MEILDEIISSASSFVWGVPMLVLLVGTGLYLSIRLKGMQFWALGHAVKLIFTKEENGKGDITHFQALMTALAATVGIGNIVGVATAITFGGPGAVFWMWVTGLVGMATKYSEAILAVKYREEGENGFKGGPMYYLTNGAKMPKLAFLFALFTVLASFGIGNMTQANAVANAIFSQFSVPMWLTGVILLTITSFVIIGGIKSIGKTTSFLIPFMILVYFLASISIIILNFDKVGNAFYLIFYHAFNPIAAGGGFAGAAVAAAIRYGIARGVFSNESGLGSAPIAAAAAKTDDPVKQALVSMTQTFIDTLVVCTMTALIILMAPIWTTGVNAGELTLKSFEFFLGDFGAIIVVFATVLFGYSTILGWSYYGERAFEYIFGDSSIKIYRIVFVSFIVVGAMTELKLVWNFSDLANGLMAIPNLIALLLLSKVITEETNRYFKSK
- the purF gene encoding amidophosphoribosyltransferase — encoded protein: MCAIVGIYGNDNAARLASLALFAMQHRGQEATGISSSFEGKIYTKKDRGLVSEVFDDKALSYLKGNMAIGHNRYSTAGGDSILDAQPVYAKYKLGEISIVHNGNLINKNQVRNELINNGAIFQTGMDTENLIHLIAKNSKDRLRDRIVEALEKTIGAYCFIIQSRNKQFVIRDRYGIRPLSLGKLKSGGYIVASETCAFELVDAEFIRDIRPGEMLIFSDKTDELESIQLFEPEFRPCAFEYVYFARPDSVIDGKNVYTTRENMGRTLAKNDKDNGIKVDMVVPVPDSGVPAALGYSNESGIDFKYGIIRNHYVGRTFIEPTQEMRSMKVKMKLSPMRSLIAGKSLLVIDDSIVRGTTSKRIVRMLKEAGAKEVHFRVASPEIKYPCFYGIDTPSKEELISSRMTKDEVCKYIEADTLEYLSIDDLKNSIGAGTNYALESFDGDYFVRK
- a CDS encoding fumarate reductase cytochrome b subunit; translation: MDRVIEAYTDVTAEGKKSRTPAKLDKWLTASGVILALFMMGHMMFVSTILLGKDVMHAVTKAFELDFIFDGGVPFIVSIFVAIISAIFIVHAILGVRKFPTSYKTYIKVREHAKLMNHKDTSMWMFQWISGLVMMFAATIHLYIMFTQPQNIGPYASADRVVSEHMWLLYMVLLICVEIHGSVGLYRAAMKWGWFDGANPKETRAKLLNVKKLLSYFFMTLGVITLLAYIKIGIEHSDNVGEKYVPTSHSKVLEK
- a CDS encoding fumarate reductase flavoprotein subunit; the protein is MIIKYCDSLVIGGGLAGLRAGVACAQKGLSTTVLSLCPVKRSHSAAAQGGMQASLGNAKMSEGDNEDVHFTDTVKGSDWGCDQEVARMFVTVAPKAIRELAAWGVPWTRIKKGDHEAVINTKRTTIHEDANKHGLINSRDFGGTKKWRTCYTADATGHTMLFAVANEALKRDVNIEDRKEAIGLIHHNNRCYGAIVRDLITGDIMAYVAKGTLIATGGYGRVYEITTNAVICEGIGTAIALETGVAKLGNMEAVQFHPTPLFPSGILLTEGCRGDGGVLRDVDGHRFMPDYEPEKKDLASRDVVSRRMIEHIRKGKGVDSPYGKHLWLDISILGREHIERNLRDVQEICEYFAGIDPADEGPKGWAPVLPMQHYSMGGIRTKPTGESPTLAGLFSAGEAACWDMHGFNRLGGNSVSETVVAGMIVGNYFADYCIETQIDIKTETIEKFVHEKEAYMNELVSRKGTEDVFRIKNRMKKLMQEYVGIFRDGVGLQKAVTELEELLIASKNIGIKDKQLSANPELEEAYRVPMMLKVALCVAKGALDRTESRGAHTREDYPKRDDANWLKRTLTSWKDGDTMPTVEYEDLDIMTMEIPPGFRGYGAKGMIIENELSAVRQKEVDELTDKLTAEGKDRYEIQDALMPFPLQPEYKRKNQRLGVK
- the dapB gene encoding 4-hydroxy-tetrahydrodipicolinate reductase, coding for MINVGVVGSTGRVGSLLIDDLQSDEQAQLSACHVFDELKKSVPEGTVVTNEMKVLLESSDVVIDFSAPVATESLLTEIVENGGNKPLVIATTGFNKHQQNLLLEASKKVPILYATNMSLGVAVLNKLVSLASKTLREFDCEIVEQHHRHKVDSPSGTALTLAEHAARARDLDLDSVRVSGRDGVIGARTKDEIGVMSLRGGDIVGRHTVGLYNDGEFIELHHTATSRNTFSRGAIKAAKWLVNQEPGLYSINDCLGL